The Funiculus sociatus GB2-C1 DNA window CAAATTTGCAAACATCATGAACAAGCTGTATAGCCTGAAGAATACTTGTTTTTCCACTACTATTCAGGCCAACTAACGTAGTGAATTGAGAGCATTTCAGCTTGAAATTTTTAAATCCTTTGAACGAGACTAAATGTAATTCTTCAATAAAAATAGTCATATTGATATAGCAGTAAATGACTGTATTTCTGTTTTACATGAGCTAGAGGGTAAAGAGGGAGACCAGACTACAAACTTTGCTAAAATTTGCGCTTTATTAATAAACTGAAGGCTGACCAGTAAATAACTGATGAGCCTTCAGCCCTCAATCAGGGATGCTTGAATATGACCTGAGAGAGTATAGAGCCAGCCGTCTTACTGGTTCTTATGTTTGGTTGGGTCAACCAGTTTATACCGCTGGTTTGATCCTGTGCTTGGGAATTAGCTTGCACCCAAGCACCGTAAATAATCAAGAGCGGCTCTCTAGGTCATTCTCTACCTCAACACCGTAGTCAGTGAACAGACGAGCAATAGAGATGCCCAGCGCATTAGCTAGCTTTTCAACGTTCTCCAGAGAGGGATTTCGCCCACCTCTCTCAATATCCGAAATGTAGGTTTGATGAAGCTCAGCTCGTTCGGCAAGTTCCTCTTGAGACAAATCCAATTCTCGCCGACGCCGCCTGATGGCTTTCCCAAAGCGGTGGTTAATCTCTGATTGTTTTTTTCGACTCACTGCACGATTTTCAAGGAGTGCATGTTATGAGTCCATAGACAATAAGTATTATTTTATAGACTTTAAGCTATAAAATAAGTGCAACCAATTCTTGAAGAATCTATCTATGCCTAACATCCGTTCCCAAATGCCACCCTTTGCCTTGCCAGAAGTTGTTCCCGAAACCCTACCTCAGCAACAGTTTCAGCTCGGTGATTTAGTACGATGGCGTCAAGTTCCTCATCCAGACTTTGGTCGTATCCTCGGCGTTATCTACACCCACTCCTCCAGTTGTATTGCTACTGGACTGCATTACCTGGTTTTACTCGATGAGCAAAGTCCTTCCCGCCATATCACCAGCTATGACTTCGCTTTTGAGGAAGACATCGAACGGCTCAATCAGTCATCTGTAGTTTGAATCAGAGGTCATCATGTCTTCTCAACAGACACGTCAACAAGTCTTAGAGCTGCATAATCAGATGTTTATCTCTCCCCAAGACTTCAGCTATCGTTGGGGGTTAGATTATGAACAATTGGCTCACATCTGCTGTCTTTCCAAATCCACCACTTATCACTGGCTCGGTGGACAAGCTAGCCGTCGAGAAGCGGGTCTTCCATACCAACGAATCATGGCGATAGCTGATTTTCTCCTCACCAATGCCGAACGAGTTCAGCCACTTTTGGAACGCTGGCACACAAGGCAGTAATCCGACAAATAGTTATGGCTTTGCAAATTGACAAAACTTTCTTGACCGTCTGAAAAACCAGGGAGTACGGTGCAGTCAGTGTAATCTAGACACCGATTGTTTTATGACCTTTTTCTCCACCCGTAACGGCAATCAACCTTCCTCCACTATCGAGATTATTGGCGACCATATTGTGATTCGCGACTTAGAAATCCGTCACCCAGAGGCAGCTAACTACTTGAGACAATTGCCTGAGTCCCAACAAGAATCTACTCTCCTGAGTTGTGTGGAAATGGGTTTTGCCTGCATCCAAGTCGCTCATGCCCGTCAGGATACAGCCTTTGTTGAGCAACGGATGCAAGCCCTACTTTCTGAATTCCAAACAGCCGTAAGCCGCATTGTCCAGTCTTTTGAGCAGGAGTTGGTCAGTCAAATTGGTACGGAAAATGGTCAAGTTTTGGCACCGCTCAAAGGACAAATTAATCAAACCGCAGCAGTGCTTACCGCTCAAGTGGATGGCGTCCGAACTCTGCTAGCACGGGATATTGACCCACATAAGGAAACGTCTGTTATTGGCAGCGTTCTCAAAACCCTCACCAACCTTCTCAACCCCAAATTATCAGATTCCATCCAGGGGTCGTTTAAGGCAGCACTAGCGAATGTTACAGCAGACAACGGAACTCTAGCCAAAGCTGTAAAGAGTGTGGTCTGTGAAGCAGTAAAGCCCTTAGCGTCGGAAGTAGACAAGCTCCGCCAGGAAATTCGAGACAAACAGGTAACGCAAGCAGCACTTGAGCAAACAACAGCTAAGGGTGCTGCCTATGAAGAAATAGTTTTGTTAGAACTACAGGATTGGTCAAAGATTTGTGGCGCTGAGATTCACCACGTCGCCAAGGAAAATGAGCCAGGTGACATCCTCATTAAGCTCACTCCCAACTCAGTAGCGGCAACTGAGATTTCAATCATCATTGAGGCAAGAAACCGGCCTTCCCAACCTTGGGGGCGCAAAATGATTTCCCAGCGATTGGCCAAAGCACTGGCAAAGTATGAAGCGAATGCTGGAATTTTTTTGAGTCATTCTCGTCAGGGATTCGCACGGGAAATTGGGGAATGGGCCCAAGGAACTTGTGAATACGGATTGTGGATTGCCACCACTCATGAGCTGCTCACGGTTGCCCTTCAGTTTCTAATTGTGCGCCAGCAATTAGTAAACCAACAGACTCTTAACTCGAAGCTAGACTGTAGTGCGATTGAAGCTCAGTTGCAACGAATTCAATCCTCTCTAGATTACATTGCCAAAATTAATACTCACT harbors:
- a CDS encoding helix-turn-helix domain-containing protein, whose product is MSRKKQSEINHRFGKAIRRRRRELDLSQEELAERAELHQTYISDIERGGRNPSLENVEKLANALGISIARLFTDYGVEVENDLESRS
- a CDS encoding helix-turn-helix domain-containing protein; amino-acid sequence: MSSQQTRQQVLELHNQMFISPQDFSYRWGLDYEQLAHICCLSKSTTYHWLGGQASRREAGLPYQRIMAIADFLLTNAERVQPLLERWHTRQ